TATAGATTTTTATGGGGCCTGATGCTTTTGAGTCAGGCGTCTTTTACACCCAGAAATATCAAAATACGTTCTGAGTAAAAGGTCTAACCTATGAAGATTTTAAATATTTTTAGAGAAAGTAGATATTAATAGAGGCGGTGGTGAGGGAGATGGAGGGTTTCAATTACAAACACTATGACGGGCTTGGACTTGCGGAACTGGTAAAAAAGAAAGAGATTCAGCCAATCGAACTGGTTGAGGAAGCAATCTCATTGACAGATTCATTGAATCCGAAAATGAATGCAGTCATCAACAAAATGTACGAGCAGGCGAGGAAGGCGGCAGAAAGAGAATCGACTGGCGCCTTTGCAGGTGTGCCTATGTTTCTTAAAGATATCTCGCAGGAAATCGAAGGAGAACCAATCACGGCTGGCTCCAAAGCATTTTTAACCTACCGGGCAAAAGCAGATTCTGAGTATGCTAGACGCTTGCGCAAGGCTGGTGTCGTTTTTCTAGGCCAGACGAATGTGCCTGAGTTTGCACTGGTAGCGGTGACAGAGCCGGCTCATTACGGACCGACGCGCAATCCGTGGAATCTTGACCATACTCCAGGCGGGTCCAGCGGGGGATCGGCAGCGGCTGTAGCCTCAGGAATCGTTCCGATCGCCGGTGCCAATGATGGTGGAGGATCGATTCGGATCCCGGCTGCCTACTGCGGGTTATTCGGGATGAAACCGACCCGCGGCCGCACCCCGGTTGGCCCGAATTATGGGCGGGCATGGCAGGGAGCCTCCGCTGAACATGTCCTTACACGTACAGTCAGGGACAGCGCAGCCATGCTTGATGTTCTTCACGGCCATGAAAAAGCCGGCGCGTTTTCTGTTCTTCCATATTCAGGCAGCTACTTAACAGCGGCAGGCACTCCTCTTGGAAAAAAACTAAGAATCGCTTTTTCGTTAGAATCGCCGATTGGAACAGAGGTTGATGCAGATTGCAAGGAGGCTGTCCTGAAAACGGTCCGGCTGCTCGAAGCAATGGGGCATAGAGTTGAAGAGGTGGAAGCGCCTGTAGACGGTGACAAAATCGCGAAAAGCTATTTGACGATGTACTTCGGAGAAACAGCAGCACTATTAGCCTCTCTAGAGGAAGTGCTTGGCCGGAAAGCAACTGCCGCTGATGTGGAGCCAACGACCTGGCTGCTCGGCCT
This portion of the Mesobacillus sp. S13 genome encodes:
- a CDS encoding amidase — its product is MEGFNYKHYDGLGLAELVKKKEIQPIELVEEAISLTDSLNPKMNAVINKMYEQARKAAERESTGAFAGVPMFLKDISQEIEGEPITAGSKAFLTYRAKADSEYARRLRKAGVVFLGQTNVPEFALVAVTEPAHYGPTRNPWNLDHTPGGSSGGSAAAVASGIVPIAGANDGGGSIRIPAAYCGLFGMKPTRGRTPVGPNYGRAWQGASAEHVLTRTVRDSAAMLDVLHGHEKAGAFSVLPYSGSYLTAAGTPLGKKLRIAFSLESPIGTEVDADCKEAVLKTVRLLEAMGHRVEEVEAPVDGDKIAKSYLTMYFGETAALLASLEEVLGRKATAADVEPTTWLLGLLGKATSAEEFVLSLREWDRAALQMETFHETYDFYITPTTAYPPAKIGELEPSSSEKFLISTVGKLGLGGVLKKAGIVDQIAQKNLARTPFTQLANLTGQPAMSLPLYQTKDGLPVGVQVMAARGREDLLFQLAGELEESENWIDVKRNPLF